The following are encoded together in the Cicer arietinum cultivar CDC Frontier isolate Library 1 chromosome 2, Cicar.CDCFrontier_v2.0, whole genome shotgun sequence genome:
- the LOC101504327 gene encoding phosphoinositide phospholipase C 6-like isoform X3 → MHINFIIYAISLINPNYSFRVHHDMNAPLSHYFIYTGHNSYLTGNQLSSDCSDVPIIKALQRGVRVIELDLWPNSTKDDIVVVHGRTLTTPVSLVQCLKSIKEHAFVKSRYPVIITLEDHLTPDLQAKVAEMTTQIFGDMLYFPQTDPLTEFPTPELLKDRVLISTKPPKEYLDSKQFKDASDSERELGEEGSLSPALSVEVEADDRCNGSDHDEEGLNPRDKKPDQQNAPQYKRLITIHAGKPKGNIRDHLKIAGDVKRLSLSEQELEKASASYGADIIRFTQKNIIRVYPKGTRVTSSNYRPHIGWMYGAQMVAFNMQGHGKSLWYMQGMFRANGGCGYVKKPAFLMEKGPHNEFFDPKRTLPVKTTLKVKVYMGNGWSSDFSKTHFDTFSPPDFYTKVCIVGVPADQANKKTKVIQDNWFPIWDEEFEFPLRIPELALLRIEVREYDKHEKDDFGGQTCLPVPELKSGFRAVPLYDEKGEKLKSVKLLMRFQFT, encoded by the exons ATGCAcattaatttcattatttatgcGATCTCTTTAATCAATCCAAACTATTCCTTCAGA GTACACCATGACATGAATGCTCCATTATCACATTATTTCATATATACAGGCCACAATTCCTATCTAACTGGGAATCAGCTGAGCAGCGATTGCAGTGATGTGCCAATCATAAAGGCTTTGCAAAGAGGTGTGCGagtaattgaattagatttaTGGCCAAATTCAACTAAAGATGACATCGTTGTAGTTCATGGAAG GACACTTACCACCCCTGTCTCACTCGTTCAATGTTTGAAGTCCATAAAAGAGCATGCTTTTGTTAAATCTCGTTACCCAGTCATTATAACTTTAGAAGATCATCTCACACCAGATCTTCAAGCTAAAGTTGCGGAG ATGACAACTCAAATCTTTGGAGACATGCTCTATTTTCCTCAGACAGATCCTTTGACAGAATTCCCCACACCAGAGTTACTAAAAGACCGTGTTCTTATATCAACCAAACCACCAAAAGAATATCTCGATTCCAAACAATTTAAGGATGCTAGTGACAGTGAAAGGGAATTGGGTGAAGAAGGATCATTGTCCCCAGCCCTTAGTGTTGAAGTTGAAGCTGATGACAGA TGTAATGGAAGTGATCACGATGAGGAAGGTTTGAATCCCCGTGATAAAAAGCCAGACCAGCAGAATGCACCTCAGTACAAACGTTTGATTACAATCCATGCTGGTAAACCCAAGGGTAACATAAGGGACCACCTAAAAATTGCTGGGGATGTTAAGCGCTTGAGCTTGAGCGAGCAGGAACTTGAAAAGGCTTCCGCCTCTTATGGAGCTGATATTATTAG GTTTACACAGAAGAACATTATTAGGGTGTATCCAAAGGGAACACGTGTCACCTCTTCAAATTACAGGCCACATATAGGGTGGATGTATGGAGCTCAGATGGTCGCATTTAACATGCAG GGGCATGGAAAATCACTCTGGTATATGCAAGGGATGTTTAGAGCAAATGGTGGGTGTGGTTATGTGAAAAAGCCTGCGTTTCTTATGGAAAAAGGTCCGCACAATGAGTTTTTTGATCCTAAAAGAACACTGCCAGTAAAGACGACATTGAAG GTGAAAGTTTATATGGGAAATGGGTGGAGCTCAGATTTTAGCAAAACACATTTTGATACATTCTCTCCTCCGGACTTTTACACAAAG GTTTGTATTGTTGGAGTACCAGCTGATCAAGCCAATAAGAAGACCAAGGTAATTCAAGATAATTGGTTTCCCATCTGGGATGAAGAGTTTGAGTTTCCTTTGAGAATTCCAGAGCTTGCTTTGCTCCGGATCGAAGTTCGAGAGTACGATAAGCATGAAAAGGATGACTTTGGTGGACAAACATGTTTACCAGTCCCTGAGCTAAAATCCGGATTCCGAGCCGTCCCTTTATATGATGAGAAGGGTGAGAAATTAAAATCTGTAAAGCTTTTAATGCGATTTCAGTTTACATGA
- the LOC101504327 gene encoding phosphoinositide phospholipase C 6-like isoform X4 yields the protein MSICDIVIPVHHDMNAPLSHYFIYTGHNSYLTGNQLSSDCSDVPIIKALQRGVRVIELDLWPNSTKDDIVVVHGRTLTTPVSLVQCLKSIKEHAFVKSRYPVIITLEDHLTPDLQAKVAEMTTQIFGDMLYFPQTDPLTEFPTPELLKDRVLISTKPPKEYLDSKQFKDASDSERELGEEGSLSPALSVEVEADDRCNGSDHDEEGLNPRDKKPDQQNAPQYKRLITIHAGKPKGNIRDHLKIAGDVKRLSLSEQELEKASASYGADIIRFTQKNIIRVYPKGTRVTSSNYRPHIGWMYGAQMVAFNMQGHGKSLWYMQGMFRANGGCGYVKKPAFLMEKGPHNEFFDPKRTLPVKTTLKVKVYMGNGWSSDFSKTHFDTFSPPDFYTKVCIVGVPADQANKKTKVIQDNWFPIWDEEFEFPLRIPELALLRIEVREYDKHEKDDFGGQTCLPVPELKSGFRAVPLYDEKGEKLKSVKLLMRFQFT from the exons ATGTCAATATGTGATATTGTGATTCCA GTACACCATGACATGAATGCTCCATTATCACATTATTTCATATATACAGGCCACAATTCCTATCTAACTGGGAATCAGCTGAGCAGCGATTGCAGTGATGTGCCAATCATAAAGGCTTTGCAAAGAGGTGTGCGagtaattgaattagatttaTGGCCAAATTCAACTAAAGATGACATCGTTGTAGTTCATGGAAG GACACTTACCACCCCTGTCTCACTCGTTCAATGTTTGAAGTCCATAAAAGAGCATGCTTTTGTTAAATCTCGTTACCCAGTCATTATAACTTTAGAAGATCATCTCACACCAGATCTTCAAGCTAAAGTTGCGGAG ATGACAACTCAAATCTTTGGAGACATGCTCTATTTTCCTCAGACAGATCCTTTGACAGAATTCCCCACACCAGAGTTACTAAAAGACCGTGTTCTTATATCAACCAAACCACCAAAAGAATATCTCGATTCCAAACAATTTAAGGATGCTAGTGACAGTGAAAGGGAATTGGGTGAAGAAGGATCATTGTCCCCAGCCCTTAGTGTTGAAGTTGAAGCTGATGACAGA TGTAATGGAAGTGATCACGATGAGGAAGGTTTGAATCCCCGTGATAAAAAGCCAGACCAGCAGAATGCACCTCAGTACAAACGTTTGATTACAATCCATGCTGGTAAACCCAAGGGTAACATAAGGGACCACCTAAAAATTGCTGGGGATGTTAAGCGCTTGAGCTTGAGCGAGCAGGAACTTGAAAAGGCTTCCGCCTCTTATGGAGCTGATATTATTAG GTTTACACAGAAGAACATTATTAGGGTGTATCCAAAGGGAACACGTGTCACCTCTTCAAATTACAGGCCACATATAGGGTGGATGTATGGAGCTCAGATGGTCGCATTTAACATGCAG GGGCATGGAAAATCACTCTGGTATATGCAAGGGATGTTTAGAGCAAATGGTGGGTGTGGTTATGTGAAAAAGCCTGCGTTTCTTATGGAAAAAGGTCCGCACAATGAGTTTTTTGATCCTAAAAGAACACTGCCAGTAAAGACGACATTGAAG GTGAAAGTTTATATGGGAAATGGGTGGAGCTCAGATTTTAGCAAAACACATTTTGATACATTCTCTCCTCCGGACTTTTACACAAAG GTTTGTATTGTTGGAGTACCAGCTGATCAAGCCAATAAGAAGACCAAGGTAATTCAAGATAATTGGTTTCCCATCTGGGATGAAGAGTTTGAGTTTCCTTTGAGAATTCCAGAGCTTGCTTTGCTCCGGATCGAAGTTCGAGAGTACGATAAGCATGAAAAGGATGACTTTGGTGGACAAACATGTTTACCAGTCCCTGAGCTAAAATCCGGATTCCGAGCCGTCCCTTTATATGATGAGAAGGGTGAGAAATTAAAATCTGTAAAGCTTTTAATGCGATTTCAGTTTACATGA
- the LOC101504327 gene encoding phosphoinositide phospholipase C 6-like isoform X1 — translation MATFTYNYKMFKCFNRKFAISEQAPPSDVKETFSEFAKGGSSMSADQLRRFLLEYQREPDCTEEDSKRIVENALQSRKGNVESNEAGTGAGTGAGDGLTVDEFFHFLFFDEFNGPLKSEVHHDMNAPLSHYFIYTGHNSYLTGNQLSSDCSDVPIIKALQRGVRVIELDLWPNSTKDDIVVVHGRTLTTPVSLVQCLKSIKEHAFVKSRYPVIITLEDHLTPDLQAKVAEMTTQIFGDMLYFPQTDPLTEFPTPELLKDRVLISTKPPKEYLDSKQFKDASDSERELGEEGSLSPALSVEVEADDRCNGSDHDEEGLNPRDKKPDQQNAPQYKRLITIHAGKPKGNIRDHLKIAGDVKRLSLSEQELEKASASYGADIIRFTQKNIIRVYPKGTRVTSSNYRPHIGWMYGAQMVAFNMQGHGKSLWYMQGMFRANGGCGYVKKPAFLMEKGPHNEFFDPKRTLPVKTTLKVKVYMGNGWSSDFSKTHFDTFSPPDFYTKVCIVGVPADQANKKTKVIQDNWFPIWDEEFEFPLRIPELALLRIEVREYDKHEKDDFGGQTCLPVPELKSGFRAVPLYDEKGEKLKSVKLLMRFQFT, via the exons ATGGCCACATTCACttataattacaaaatgttCAAATGCTTCAACAGAAAATTCGCAATCTCCGAACAGGCACCGCCCTCCGATGTCAAAGAAACTTTTTCCGAGTTCGCCAAAGGCGGTTCATCCATGTCCGCCGATCAACTCCGACGGTTTCTACTCGAATACCAACGCGAACCGGATTGCACCGAAGAGGATTCGAAACGGATCGTCGAAAATGCTCTGCAATCGCGGAAAGGGAATGTCGAAAGCAATGAAGCCGGTACCGGTGCCGGTACCGGTGCCGGAGACGGACTCACCGTCGATGAATTCTTCCATTTCTTGTTCTTTGATGAATTTAATGGTCCCCTGAAATCAGAG GTACACCATGACATGAATGCTCCATTATCACATTATTTCATATATACAGGCCACAATTCCTATCTAACTGGGAATCAGCTGAGCAGCGATTGCAGTGATGTGCCAATCATAAAGGCTTTGCAAAGAGGTGTGCGagtaattgaattagatttaTGGCCAAATTCAACTAAAGATGACATCGTTGTAGTTCATGGAAG GACACTTACCACCCCTGTCTCACTCGTTCAATGTTTGAAGTCCATAAAAGAGCATGCTTTTGTTAAATCTCGTTACCCAGTCATTATAACTTTAGAAGATCATCTCACACCAGATCTTCAAGCTAAAGTTGCGGAG ATGACAACTCAAATCTTTGGAGACATGCTCTATTTTCCTCAGACAGATCCTTTGACAGAATTCCCCACACCAGAGTTACTAAAAGACCGTGTTCTTATATCAACCAAACCACCAAAAGAATATCTCGATTCCAAACAATTTAAGGATGCTAGTGACAGTGAAAGGGAATTGGGTGAAGAAGGATCATTGTCCCCAGCCCTTAGTGTTGAAGTTGAAGCTGATGACAGA TGTAATGGAAGTGATCACGATGAGGAAGGTTTGAATCCCCGTGATAAAAAGCCAGACCAGCAGAATGCACCTCAGTACAAACGTTTGATTACAATCCATGCTGGTAAACCCAAGGGTAACATAAGGGACCACCTAAAAATTGCTGGGGATGTTAAGCGCTTGAGCTTGAGCGAGCAGGAACTTGAAAAGGCTTCCGCCTCTTATGGAGCTGATATTATTAG GTTTACACAGAAGAACATTATTAGGGTGTATCCAAAGGGAACACGTGTCACCTCTTCAAATTACAGGCCACATATAGGGTGGATGTATGGAGCTCAGATGGTCGCATTTAACATGCAG GGGCATGGAAAATCACTCTGGTATATGCAAGGGATGTTTAGAGCAAATGGTGGGTGTGGTTATGTGAAAAAGCCTGCGTTTCTTATGGAAAAAGGTCCGCACAATGAGTTTTTTGATCCTAAAAGAACACTGCCAGTAAAGACGACATTGAAG GTGAAAGTTTATATGGGAAATGGGTGGAGCTCAGATTTTAGCAAAACACATTTTGATACATTCTCTCCTCCGGACTTTTACACAAAG GTTTGTATTGTTGGAGTACCAGCTGATCAAGCCAATAAGAAGACCAAGGTAATTCAAGATAATTGGTTTCCCATCTGGGATGAAGAGTTTGAGTTTCCTTTGAGAATTCCAGAGCTTGCTTTGCTCCGGATCGAAGTTCGAGAGTACGATAAGCATGAAAAGGATGACTTTGGTGGACAAACATGTTTACCAGTCCCTGAGCTAAAATCCGGATTCCGAGCCGTCCCTTTATATGATGAGAAGGGTGAGAAATTAAAATCTGTAAAGCTTTTAATGCGATTTCAGTTTACATGA
- the LOC101504327 gene encoding phosphoinositide phospholipase C 6-like isoform X2 — MATFTYNYKMFKCFNRKFAISEQAPPSDVKETFSEFAKGGSSMSADQLRRFLLEYQREPDCTEEDSKRIVENALQSRKGNVESNEAGTGAGTGAGDGLTVDEFFHFLFFDEFNGPLKSEVHHDMNAPLSHYFIYTGHNSYLTGNQLSSDCSDVPIIKALQRGVRVIELDLWPNSTKDDIVVVHGRTLTTPVSLVQCLKSIKEHAFVKSRYPVIITLEDHLTPDLQAKVAEMTTQIFGDMLYFPQTDPLTEFPTPELLKDRVLISTKPPKEYLDSKQFKDASDSERELGEEGSLSPALSVEVEADDRCNGSDHDEEGLNPRDKKPDQQNAPQYKRLITIHAGKPKGNIRDHLKIAGDVKRLSLSEQELEKASASYGADIIRFTQKNIIRVYPKGTRVTSSNYRPHIGWMYGAQMVAFNMQGHGKSLWYMQGMFRANGGCGYVKKPAFLMEKGPHNEFFDPKRTLPVKTTLKVCIVGVPADQANKKTKVIQDNWFPIWDEEFEFPLRIPELALLRIEVREYDKHEKDDFGGQTCLPVPELKSGFRAVPLYDEKGEKLKSVKLLMRFQFT, encoded by the exons ATGGCCACATTCACttataattacaaaatgttCAAATGCTTCAACAGAAAATTCGCAATCTCCGAACAGGCACCGCCCTCCGATGTCAAAGAAACTTTTTCCGAGTTCGCCAAAGGCGGTTCATCCATGTCCGCCGATCAACTCCGACGGTTTCTACTCGAATACCAACGCGAACCGGATTGCACCGAAGAGGATTCGAAACGGATCGTCGAAAATGCTCTGCAATCGCGGAAAGGGAATGTCGAAAGCAATGAAGCCGGTACCGGTGCCGGTACCGGTGCCGGAGACGGACTCACCGTCGATGAATTCTTCCATTTCTTGTTCTTTGATGAATTTAATGGTCCCCTGAAATCAGAG GTACACCATGACATGAATGCTCCATTATCACATTATTTCATATATACAGGCCACAATTCCTATCTAACTGGGAATCAGCTGAGCAGCGATTGCAGTGATGTGCCAATCATAAAGGCTTTGCAAAGAGGTGTGCGagtaattgaattagatttaTGGCCAAATTCAACTAAAGATGACATCGTTGTAGTTCATGGAAG GACACTTACCACCCCTGTCTCACTCGTTCAATGTTTGAAGTCCATAAAAGAGCATGCTTTTGTTAAATCTCGTTACCCAGTCATTATAACTTTAGAAGATCATCTCACACCAGATCTTCAAGCTAAAGTTGCGGAG ATGACAACTCAAATCTTTGGAGACATGCTCTATTTTCCTCAGACAGATCCTTTGACAGAATTCCCCACACCAGAGTTACTAAAAGACCGTGTTCTTATATCAACCAAACCACCAAAAGAATATCTCGATTCCAAACAATTTAAGGATGCTAGTGACAGTGAAAGGGAATTGGGTGAAGAAGGATCATTGTCCCCAGCCCTTAGTGTTGAAGTTGAAGCTGATGACAGA TGTAATGGAAGTGATCACGATGAGGAAGGTTTGAATCCCCGTGATAAAAAGCCAGACCAGCAGAATGCACCTCAGTACAAACGTTTGATTACAATCCATGCTGGTAAACCCAAGGGTAACATAAGGGACCACCTAAAAATTGCTGGGGATGTTAAGCGCTTGAGCTTGAGCGAGCAGGAACTTGAAAAGGCTTCCGCCTCTTATGGAGCTGATATTATTAG GTTTACACAGAAGAACATTATTAGGGTGTATCCAAAGGGAACACGTGTCACCTCTTCAAATTACAGGCCACATATAGGGTGGATGTATGGAGCTCAGATGGTCGCATTTAACATGCAG GGGCATGGAAAATCACTCTGGTATATGCAAGGGATGTTTAGAGCAAATGGTGGGTGTGGTTATGTGAAAAAGCCTGCGTTTCTTATGGAAAAAGGTCCGCACAATGAGTTTTTTGATCCTAAAAGAACACTGCCAGTAAAGACGACATTGAAG GTTTGTATTGTTGGAGTACCAGCTGATCAAGCCAATAAGAAGACCAAGGTAATTCAAGATAATTGGTTTCCCATCTGGGATGAAGAGTTTGAGTTTCCTTTGAGAATTCCAGAGCTTGCTTTGCTCCGGATCGAAGTTCGAGAGTACGATAAGCATGAAAAGGATGACTTTGGTGGACAAACATGTTTACCAGTCCCTGAGCTAAAATCCGGATTCCGAGCCGTCCCTTTATATGATGAGAAGGGTGAGAAATTAAAATCTGTAAAGCTTTTAATGCGATTTCAGTTTACATGA